A genomic segment from Raphanus sativus cultivar WK10039 unplaced genomic scaffold, ASM80110v3 Scaffold4372, whole genome shotgun sequence encodes:
- the LOC130507348 gene encoding ADP-ribosylation factor-like protein 8a codes for MGLWEAFLNWLRSLFFKQEMELSLIGLQNAGKTSLVNVVATGGYSEDMIPTVGFNMRKVTKGNVTIKLWDLGGQPRFRSMWERYCRAVSAIVYVVDAADPDNLSVSKSELHDLLSKTSLNGIPLLVLGNKIDKPGALSKEALTHEMELQSLTDREVCCFMISCKNSTNIDQVIDWLVKHSKSKN; via the exons CCTCTTCTTCAAGCAAGAAATGGAACTTTCTTTGATTGGGCTTCAGAATGCAGGGAAGACATCTCTTGTCAATGTTGTTGCA ACTGGTGGTTATAGTGAGGACATGATTCCTACA GTGGGTTTTAACATGAGGAAAGTGACAAAAGGAAATGTTACCATCAAGCTATGGGATCTTGGTGGTCAACCTAGGTTCCGGAGCATGTGGGAACGTTATTGCCGCGCTGTCTCCGCCATTGT GTATGTAGTTGATGCTGCAGATCCTGACAACCTAAGTGTCTCCAAAAGCGAACTCCATGATCTGTTGAGCAAGACTTCTCTTAACGGTATCCCTCTTCTGGTTCTTGGGAACAAGATCGACAAACCTGGAGCTCTCTCTAAAGAAGCATTAACCCACGAAAT GGAGCTTCAGTCGCTTACAGATAGAGAAGTTTGCTGTTTCATGATATCTTGCAAGAACTCTACCAACATTGATCAGGTCATTGATTGGCTGGTGAAGCATTCAAAATCAAAGAACTAA